The Macaca nemestrina isolate mMacNem1 chromosome 12, mMacNem.hap1, whole genome shotgun sequence genome contains a region encoding:
- the LOC105496087 gene encoding LOW QUALITY PROTEIN: olfactory receptor 5B3 (The sequence of the model RefSeq protein was modified relative to this genomic sequence to represent the inferred CDS: deleted 2 bases in 1 codon): protein MMENKTEVTQFILLGLTNDSELQVPLFIMFLFIYIITLVGNLGIIVVIFWDSCLHNPMYFFLSNLSLVDFCYSSAVTPTVMAGFLIEDKVISYNACAAQMYIFVAFATVENYLLASMAYDRYVAVCKPLHYTTTMTTSVCARLTIGSYLCGFLNASIHTGDTFSLSFCKSNEVHHFFCDIPAVVVLSCSDRHVSELVLVYVVSFDIFLALLVILISYIFIFITILKMHSASGYQKALSTCASHFIAVTIFYGTIIFMYLQPSSSHSMDTDKMASVFYTMVIPMLNPLVYSLRNKEVKSAFKKVIEKAKLSLGWSV, encoded by the exons ATGATGGAAAATAAGACAGAAGTAACACAGTTCATTCTTCTAGGACTAACCAATGACTCAGAACTGCAGGTTCCCCTCTTTATAATGTTCCTCTTCATCTATATTATCACTCTGGTTGGAAACCTGGGAATTATTGTAGTAATATTCTGGGATTCCTGTCTCCACAATCCCATGTACTTTTTTCTCAGTAACTTGTCTTTAGTGGACTTTTGCTACTCTTCAGCTGTCACTCCCACCGTCATGGCTGGATTCCTTATAGAAGACAAGGTCATCTCCTACAATGCATGTGCTGctcaaatgtatatttttgtagctTTTGCCACTGTGGAAAATTACCTCTTGGCCTCAATGGCCTATGACCGCTATGTGGCAGTGTGCAAACCCCTGCATTATACCACAACCATGACAACAAGTGTATGTGCTCGTCTGACCATAGGCTCCTACCTCTGTGGTTTCCTGAATGCCTCCATCCACACTGGGGACACATTTAGTCTCTCTTTCTGTAAGTCCAATGAAGTCCATCACTTTTTCTGTGATATTCCAGCAGTTGTGGTTCTCTCTTGCTCTGATAGACATGTT AGTGAGCTTGTTCTTGTTTATGTTGTGAGCTTCGATATCTTTTTAGCTCTCCTGGTTATCTTGATATcctatatattcatttttatcacCATCCTAAAGATGCATTCAGCTTCGGGATACCAGAAGGCTTTGTCCACCTGTGCCTCTCACTTCATTGCAGTCACCATCTTTTATGGGACTATTATCTTCATGTACTTACAACCCAGCTCTAGTCACTCCATGGACACAGACAAAATGGCATCTGTGTTCTATACAATGGTCATCCCCATGCTGAACCCCCTGGTCTATAGTCTGAGGAACAAGGAAGTGAAGAGTGCATTCAAGAAAGTTATTGAGAAGGCAAAATTGTCTCTAGGATGGTCAGTTTAA